Proteins from a genomic interval of Callospermophilus lateralis isolate mCalLat2 chromosome 1, mCalLat2.hap1, whole genome shotgun sequence:
- the Safb2 gene encoding scaffold attachment factor B2: protein MAEALAGSGDMGSGAAALGPGPSEAGTRRLSELRVIDLRAELKKRNLDTGGNKSVLMERLKKAVKEEGQDPDEVGIELETTSRRTTKRCVKGQKVEEEGTEDNGLEEDSRDGQEDVEAGLESLQDMGVVDMRLLDSAEAESSGAADFGEDSAPDGILASFCRSKEYVAARLGQLPAQLTEHAVDGEGFESTLEASSLDFKVIPDIEEPLLEPENEKILDILGETCKSEPVKEEGSELEQPFAQDTSSVGPDRKLAEEEDLFGSAHPEEEEEEEQEEEEEEEGDLDLASESTRAQWSEADTLLAVVKREPVEQTGEGARTDCEPVGLEKPVEQSSAGSELAEASSQEAAEAPTEAPSPEPRDSKEDVKKFDFEACNEVPPAPKESSTSEGADQKMSSFKEEKDIKPVIKDEKGRVGSSSGRNLWVSGLSSTTRATDLKNLFSKYGKVVGAKVVTNARSPGARCYGFVTMSTSDEATKCISHLHRTELHGRMISVERAKNEPAGKKPSERRECEVKKEKPPGVDRHHSVEIKMEKTVIKKEEKVEKKEEKKPEDIKKEEKDQDELKPAPTNRSRATKSGSRGMERTVVMDKSKGEPVISVKTTSRSKERSSKSQDRKSESKEKRDILSFDKIKEQRERERQRQREREIRETERRREREQREREQRLEAFHERKEKARLQRERLQLECQRQRLERERMERERLERERMRVERERRKEQERIHREREELRRQQEQLRYEQERRPALRRPYDLDGRRDDAYWPEGKRVALEDRYRADFPRPDHRFHDFDHRDRGQYQDHAADRREGSRPVMGERDGQHYSDDRHGHGGPPERHGRDSRDGWGGYSSDKRMSEGRGLPPGPRGGRDWAEHNPRLEEHQVRSWQGAVDASAVGRENTRWQGAERGLSGASGPGHTAGRGGMAGRGGFTHAGHSQGHVVPGSGLDGGGVANQDRASRVPHPHPHPHPHPYPHFTRRY, encoded by the exons GAcagaaggtggaggaggagggcACAGAGGACAACGGCCTGGAAGAAGACTCCAGGGACGGGCAG GAGGACGTGGAAGCAGGTTTGGAGAGTTTGCAGGACATGGGCGTGGTGGACATGCGCCTTCTGGACAGCGCTGAGGCTGAGAGCAGTGGCGCTGCAGACTTTGGGGAGGACAGCGCCCCCGACGGCATTCTCGCCTCCTTCTGCCGCAGTAAAGAGTACGTGGCTGCGCGGCTGGGACAGCTTCCAGCTCAGCTCACGGAACACGCT GtggatggggaaggcttcgagagCACTTTGGAAGCTTCATCATTGGACTTCAAAGTGATTCCG GATATTGAAGAACCTCTCTTGGAGCCAG aaaatgagaaaatactCGACATTTTGGGGGAAACTTGTAAATCTGAGCCAGTAAAAGAAGAAGGTTCCGAGCTGGAGCAGCCATTTGCACAGGATACAAGTAGCGTGGGGCCAGACAGAAAGCTTGCGGAGGAAGAGGACCTTTTTGGCAGCGCCCAcccggaagaggaggaggaggaagagcaggaggaggaggaggaggaggagggagatttAGATTTGGCCAGCGAGTCAACACGCGCTCAGTGGAGCGAGGCAGACACCCTGTTAGCGGTAGTGAAAAGGGAGCCCGTGGAGCAGACAGGCGAAGGCGCGAGGACGGACTGTGAGCCTGTAGGGCTAGAGAAGCCAGTTGAGCAGAGTAGCGCGGGCTCCGAGCTCGCGGAGGCCTCTAGCCAGGAGGCCGCGGAAGCGCCCACGGAAGCTccgagcccagagcccagagataGCAAAGAAGACGTGAAGAAGTTTGATTTTGAAGCTTGTAATGAAGTCCCTCCGGCTCCTAAAGAGTCCTCAACCAGTGAGGGCGCTGATCAGAAAATGAG CTCTTTTAAGGAAGAAAAAGATATAAAGCCAGTCATTAAAGATGAAAAAG GCCGTGTGGGCAGCAGTTCTGGAAGGAATCTGTGGGTCAGCGGGCTGTCCTCCACCACCCGTGCCACTGACCTGAAGAACCTCTTCAGCAAATACGGAAAG GTTGTGGGGGCCAAAGTGGTGACCAATGCCCGCAGTCCTGGGGCTCGATGCTATGGATTTGTCACCATGTCGACGTCCGACGAGGCGACCAAGTGTATCAGCCATCTGCACAGAACCGAACTGCACGGGAGAATGATCTCCGTGGAGAGG GCCAAAAACGAGCCTGCCGGGAAGAAGCCGTCAGAGCGGAGAGAGTGTGAGGTGAAGAAGGAGAAGCCTCCCGGCGTCGACAGGCACCATTCTGTGGAGATCAAGATGGAAAA AACCGTAATCAAGAAGGAAGAGAAGGTtgagaaaaaggaggaaaagaagcctgaagacattaaaaaggaagaaaaagaccaAGATGAGCTGAAACCAGCACCGACAAATCGGTCTAGAGCCACCAAGTCAG gaAGCCGAGGGATGGAACGGACAGTCGTGATGGATAAGTCCAAAGGAGAGCCCGTCATCAGTGTGAAGACCACCAGCAGGTCCAAGGAGAGG AGCTCCAAGAGTCAGGACCGCAAGTCGGAAAGCAAAGAGAAGAGAGACATCTTGTCCTTCGATAAAATCAAAGAGCAGAGGGAGCGCGAGCGCCAGAGACAGCGGGAGCGCGAGATCCGGGAGACGGAGAGGCGGCG GGAGCGGGAGCAACGGGAGCGGGAGCAGCGGCTGGAGGCCTTCCACGAGCGCAAGGAGAAGGCGCGGCTGCAGCGCGAGCGCCTGCAGCTAGAGTGCCAGCGGCAGCGGCTAGAGCGCGAGCGCATGGAGCGGGAGCGGCTGGAGCGCGAGCGCATGCGCGTGGAGCGCGAGCGCAGGAAGGAGCAGGAGCGCATCCATCGTGAGCGCGAGGAGCTGCGGCGCCAGCAGGAACAACTGCGCTACGAGCAGGAGCGGCGCCCGGCCCTGCGGAGGCCCTACGACCTGGACGGCCG GAGAGATGATGCCTATTGGCCAGAAGGAAAACGTGTGGCCTTGGAGGACAGGTACCGCGCTGACTTCCCCCGGCCAGATCATCGCTTCCATGACTTTGACCACCGAGACCGAGGCCAGTACCAGGACCACGCTGCTGACAG GAGGGAGGGGTCCAGGCCCGTGATGGGAGAGCGAGACGGTCAG CACTATTCAGACGACCGCCACGGCCATGGAGGACCCCCAGAGCGCCATGGCCGGGACTCCCGCGATGGCTGGGGGGGCTACAGCTCTGACAAGAGGATGAGCGAAGGCCGGGGCCTCCCCCCTGGACCCAG GGGAGGACGAGACTGGGCCGAGCACAACCCGCGGCTGGAGGAGCATCAGGTCCGGTCCTGGCAGGGTGCTGTGGATGCCAGCGCTGTGGGCCGGGAGAACACACGGTGGCAAG GTGCTGAGAGGGGCCTGTCTGGAGCTTCGGGGCCTGGGCACACGGCGGGCCGAGGCGGCATGGCTGG GCGAGGCGGCTTCACACATGCTGGACATTCCCAAGGTCACGTGGTGCCTGGCAGTGGACTGGATGGTGGCGGAGTGGCCAACCAGGACCGGGCCAGCAGAGTCCCACACCCCCACCCTCACCCACACCCCCACCCATACCCCCACTTCACTCGACGCTACTGA